In the genome of Drosophila yakuba strain Tai18E2 chromosome 3R, Prin_Dyak_Tai18E2_2.1, whole genome shotgun sequence, one region contains:
- the LOC6536016 gene encoding arrestin domain-containing protein 17 has translation MVVTCEISFDNNRHGTFYAGQLVNGCATLKCDRSKEVQAVLLKVVGYSITKWSEKSLGSTKLYVGREDYLSSNTYLLGSEQNNNRLSIQAGVHNYNFACQLPYQCPSSFEGRHGCIRYIVKVLLVRPWKFDQAYTKGFTVLKMLDLNFDTPQLRSAAHSEGYRTFCCGPCKTDPLKLELHLPQAGYVPGQKIPVTMVVVNNTAVAVSELRLSLVMLVRYYSVSPEHSRVERIIISRAKGDSVLKQCTRSQTIDLLVPSTPPTCVELSNLIQIAYQLEVEALVKSLREQQLMVMPVTIGTIPLAVSGIVVQQPPRRSAHYEGPESRGNPADELPMVTALGSLPSDLTPGAADSGLPNYEESRHTQRGNINEEELHAFGSNEFAPLYPVYSIPSPTPVLTANTRNAGFVNQSFVK, from the exons ATGGTCGTTACGTGTGAGATCAGCTTCGATAATAATAGACATGGTACTTTCTACGCCGGTCAGCTGGTAAACGGATGCGCGACCCTCAAATGTGACAGGTCCAAGGAGGTTCAAG CTGTGTTGCTCAAGGTGGTCGGGTATTCTATAACCAAGTGGAGCGAAAAGAGTCTGGGCTCGACAAAGCTCTACGTGGGCCGTGAGGATTATCTATCATCAAACACTTATCTTTTGGGTTCCGAGCAAA ACAACAATAGACTCAGTATTCAGGCTGGTGTGCACAACTATAACTTTGCCTGCCAGCTTCCCTATCAGTGTCCCTCGTCCTTTGAGGGTCGCCATGGCTGCATCCGCTATATAGTGAAGGTCCTGCTGGTCAGACCGTGGAAGTTCGATCAGGCCTACACAAAGGGCTTTACGGTTCTTAAGATGCTGGATCTTAACTTCGACACTCCCCAGTTAAGG TCCGCTGCCCACAGCGAGGGTTACCGCACCTTTTGCTGTGGTCCCTGCAAGACAGATCCTTTAAAATTGGAGCTGCACCTGCCGCAAGCGGGTTACGTTCCTGGCCAGAAGATTCCCGTGACCATGGTGGTAGTCAACAACACTGCCGTAGCCGTCTCCGAACTGCGACTCTCTTTGGTGATGCTGGTGCGATACTATAGCGTCAGTCCTGAACACTCCCGGGTGGAACGAATAATAATATCGCGAGCCAAAGGGGACTCCGTGCTGAAGCAGTGCACCCGCTCCCAGACCATCGATTTGCTCGTACCCTCAACGCCGCCCACCTGCGTGGAGTTGAGCAACCTTATCCAGATCGCCTACCagctggaggtggaggcgTTAGTGAAGAGTCTTCGGGAACAACAGCTCATGGTCATGCCGGTTACTATTGGCACCATTCCCCTGGCGGTTTCGGGCATAGTGGTGCAACAACCTCCCCGACGAAGTGCCCACTACGAAGGACCGGAATCTAGAGGGAATCCTGCCGACGAGCTACCCATGGTGACAGCACTTGGGAGCTTGCCCAGCGATTTGACGCCCGGTGCAGCTGATTCAG GGCTCCCTAATTATGAGGAATCCCGGCACACTCAACGGGGCAATATCAACGAAGAAGAGCTGCATGCATTCGGAAGCAATGAGTTTGCTCCCCTTTATCCCGTATATAGTATACCCAGTCCTACGCCCGTGCTCACGGCAAACACCCGGAATGCGGGATTCGTCAACCAAAGTTTTGTCAAATAA
- the LOC6536013 gene encoding arrestin domain-containing protein 3: protein MVICEIEFCNNSRGIYYAGQLISGQVVIKTDKDEPVKAVILTIKGYAETHWADTEHDPEDQSNGESFNGHVDYLATRAYLHGSSSSIEVLIEPGTSTYRFACQLPITCPSSFEGTLGRIRYLVNVRFVRPWKHDLNFNRCFTVIKVMDLNSESLMLRVPSQVESQRTFCCFPCRSSPLSMRLSVPQGGFVPGQTVPVEVVVSNDSGVAVEDITVKLTMVVIYYSQPPSADTNKDRFEMVLKTGGGVSTKCRKQLNFDLKVPATPPTCFNLCSIIQIGYQVEAEARVKGCHGGQSLHMPITIGSVPLTEQLQKEPRTWSEVLPPQQLDAKALILIGSEQHGEPLGIPNPWAADPSIAQPTYAAAKHISLDPQKFSKSKKKSQKKSIKGSQEKKNDAIVFLPLYGVFDLSNQVNELTLGTNELKTDGGYVNNEVEKSTWL, encoded by the exons ATGGTAATCTGTGAGATAGAGTTCTGCAATAATTCCCGGGGAATTTATTATGCAGGCCAGTTGATTTCTGGACAGGTGGTTATTAAAACTGACAAGGATGAGCCAGTGAAAG CTGTAATTCTTACCATCAAGGGATATGCCGAAACCCATTGGGCAGATACAGAACACGATCCGGAGGATCAGTCGAACGGTGAATCATTCAATGGACATGTGGACTACTTGGCCACCAGGGCTTATCTGCACGGGTCTAGTTCCAGCATAG AGGTGCTTATTGAGCCCGGCACCAGCACGTATAGATTCGCCTGTCAGTTGCCCATCACATGTCCCTCTTCTTTCGAGGGGACACTAGGTCGTATACGTTATCTGGTGAATGTGAGGTTCGTGCGTCCGTGGAAGCACGATCTGAATTTTAATCGATGTTTCACTGTAATCAAAGTGATGGACCTGAACTCCGAAAGTCTGATGCTGAGA GTACCCAGCCAAGTGGAGTCCCAGCGCACTTTCTGCTGCTTTCCCTGCCGCTCGTCGCCACTCAGTATGCGACTTTCTGTGCCACAAGGTGGCTTCGTGCCAGGACAGACCGTACCGGTGGAGGTGGTTGTTTCCAATGACAGTGGAGTAGCCGTGGAGGACATAACCGTGAAATTGACTATGGTGGTGATTTACTACAGTCAACCCCCGTCCGCGGACACCAACAAGGATCGTTTCGAGATGGTCTTGAAAACCGGAGGCGGCGTGTCGACCAAATGCCGGAAGCAACTTAACTTCGACCTTAAGGTGCCGGCCACTCCGCCAACCTGCTTTAATCTATGTAGCATCATTCAGATCGGCTATCAGGTGGAAGCGGAGGCCAGGGTCAAGGGTTGTCATGGCGGCCAATCCCTTCACATGCCCATAACTATTGGAAGTGTCCCGCTAACGGAGCAACTCCAAAAAGAGCCAAGGACTTGGAGCGAAGTCCTGCCACCCCAGCAGCTTGATGCCAaggcattgattttaattgGCAGCGAACAGCATGGAGAACCACTTGGGATCCCAAATCCATGGGCTGCGGATCCTTCTATTG ctcAGCCGACCTATGCCGCGGCTAAACACATCTCCCTGGATCCGCAAAAGTTTTCGAAATCTAAAAAAAAGTCTCAGAAAAAAAGCATCAAAGGATCACAAGAGAAGAAAAACGACGCAATTGTGTTTTTACCCTTGTACGGAGTCTTTGatttatcaaatcaagtgaACGAATTGACTTTGGGAACAAATGAACTCAAGACTGATGGAGGCTATGTCAATAACGAAGTAGAAAAAAGCACTTGGCTTTAA
- the LOC6536015 gene encoding arrestin domain-containing protein 17, whose product MVVTCEIDFDNNPHGTYFGGQVLTGRVTLKLDKMKLVKAITLNITGYAETRWIERVTRNRRRRRHTFYGREDYIASKTFLVGSNLSSQVSIEAGIHTYNFVCLIPTECPSSFEGAHGRVRYMTNVTLVRPWKFDQTYTRCFTVLKVMDLNFDSPLLRVPAHSETSKTYCCWPCRSDPLALQLTVPQTGFVPGQNVPISVLVTNDSHIPVEQLLISFVMLVTYHSKPPSMPNTTSERLVVNTFKGDAVQRNCRKLFSYEIRVPATPPTCFNLCGIIQIAYQVEVEAKVKGCHNNEVVSIPVTIGSVPLAQHVPIQPRGLVPQLDVNELAVERLATAPAPNSLSPWAVDESIPPPNYQEALHMRSTAATKSDDLDEPEPVPPNTLSLDGGAYKPLYPVFDIPSPSAPPPTDYTQNYMAERAFVNPAMDVDKDKGTWL is encoded by the exons ATGGTTGTTACCTGTGAAATTGATTTCGATAACAATCCCCATGGCACCTACTTTGGGGGCCAGGTTCTAACTGGCAGAGTTACGTTGAAACTGGACAAGATGAAGTTGGTAAAAG CCATCACCTTGAATATAACCGGATACGCAGAGACGCGATGGATTGAAAGGGTAACCAGAAACAGGAGGCGGAGACGTCATACATTCTACGGCCGCGAGGATTACATAGCGTccaaaacttttttggtgggATCCAATCTGAGCA GCCAAGTATCCATTGAAGCGGGCATTCACACTTACAACTTCGTGTGCCTAATTCCCACCGaatgtccttcgtccttcgaGGGAGCACACGGCAGGGTGCGGTACATGACAAACGTGACCCTGGTCCGGCCCTGGAAATTTGATCAAACCTACACACGTTGCTTTACGGTGCTTAAAGTGATGGACCTCAACTTCGACAGTCCACTGCTGAGG GTACCCGCCCACAGTGAGACCTCGAAGACCTACTGCTGCTGGCCTTGCCGGTCAGATCCTTTGGCCCTCCAACTGACCGTTCCACAGACAGGATTTGTGCCTGGCCAGAACGTTCCCATCAGCGTACTGGTCACGAACGACAGCCACATCCCGGTGGAGCAGCTCCTTATAAGTTTCGTGATGCTGGTGACATACCACAGCAAGCCACCTTCGATGCCCAATACCACGTCCGAGAGGTTGGTGGTCAACACTTTTAAGGGAGACGCTGTGCAAAGGAACTGCAGGAAACTGTTTAGCTATGAGATCAGAGTGCCGGCCACTCCGCCCACCTGCTTCAATCTGTGCGGCATCATCCAGATCGCCTACCAAGTGGAGGTGGAGGCCAAGGTCAAGGGCTGCCACAACAACGAGGTCGTCAGCATTCCTGTGACCATTGGCAGTGTTCCTCTGGCGCAACACGTACCCATCCAGCCTCGAGGTTTGGTCCCCCAGCTAGATGTTAATGAACTGGCTGTTGAAAGATTAGCCACTGCACCAGCTCCAAATTCTTTGAGTCCATGGGCTGTCGACGAATCCATTC CTCCTCCCAATTATCAGGAGGCTCTTCACATGCGCAGCACGGCTGCAACGAAGTCAGACGACCTAGACGAACCGGAACCAGTACCGCCCAATACTCTCAGCTTGGATGGCGGTGCCTATAAGCCACTTTATCCGGTCTTCGACATACCTAGTCCTTCAGCTCCACCGCCGACGGATTATACACAGAATTATATGGCTGAGAGAGCCTTTGTCAATCCGGCCATGGATGTGGACAAAGACAAGGGAACATGGttatga
- the LOC6536014 gene encoding arrestin domain-containing protein 2 → MGIICQILFHNNTEGVFYAGQMVAGQVTLSTDKLIQVKAIRLKLKGFAETHWTESKTDSNNKSTSESYNGFEKYLSSKVYLLGSESSPEMSMEPGTRSYNFACQIPINCPSSFEGTHGRIRYMVDVNIIQPWKYDSVFTRPFTVIQVMDINTYNSVSQVPVQAKTEKTFGVWPFKSDPLTLELNLPQTGFVPGQTVPVNVLVGNESKIRVYEVKVSLSMMITYYSDLSSGSNCERKSVTKLKADGVLRNSRKAYDFQLLIPSTPPSCFHLCRIIKIGYQIEVVAKVKGMHINGTLILPVTICGVPISPPMVQYTPQSSGPVVPEQRGLTLIGAEGAYAPAAPPYPWLEGSTLPPPSYAEAMHTHSDLEKQSEAGNLEEKSYKPLYPVFDLSTSTVEKSEGAALDKEGKK, encoded by the exons atggGAATAATTTGCCAAATTTTATTTCACAATAATACGGAAGGCGTTTTTTACGCGGGCCAAATGGTTGCTGGTCAAGTGACTCTGAGCACGGATAAGTTGATTCAAGTCAAAG cAATTCGACTTAAGCTAAAAGGTTTCGCAGAGACTCATTGGACCGAAAGCAAGACTGATTCGAACAACAAGTCCACTTCAGAATCGTACAATGGATTTGAGAAATACCTGTCCAGTAAAGTTTATCTCTTGGGTTCCGAATCAAGCCCTG AAATGTCAATGGAGCCAGGAACCAGGTCCTATAATTTCGCTTGTCAAATACCCATAAACTGTCCCTCGTCGTTCGAGGGGACCCATGGTCGTATACGTTATATGGTAGACGTCAATATTATTCAGCCTTGGAAGTACGACAGCGTGTTTACAAGGCCTTTCACAGTAATTCAAGTGATGGACATAAACACATATAACTCTGTTTCACAg GTACCCGTGCAGGCCAAGACTGAGAAAACCTTTGGAGTCTGGCCCTTCAAATCGGATCCTCTAACGCTGGAGCTGAATTTGCCGCAGACTGGCTTTGTACCGGGGCAGACGGTACCCGTAAATGTTTTGGTTGGTAACGAAAGCAAAATTCGGGTGTATGAAGTAAAGGTCAGTCTATCAATGATGATCACTTACTACAGTGACCTGAGTTCAGGTTCCAATTGTGAGCGCAAGTCCGTCACCAAGTTGAAGGCAGATGGGGTTTTGAGGAACTCGCGGAAAGCATACGACTTCCAACTGCTGATTCCCTCTACTCCGCCTTCGTGTTTCCATCTGTGCCGCATTATTAAGATTGGATACCAGATCGAGGTTGTGGCCAAGGTGAAGGGCATGCATATCAACGGAACTCTGATACTGCCGGTGACTATTTGTGGTGTTCCGATATCGCCGCCTATGGTGCAATACACACCACAGAGCTCCGGGCCAGTGGTTCCAGAACAAAGAGGTTTGACTTTGATTGGGGCTGAGGGAGCTTATGCTCCAGCTGCTCCCCCATATCCCTGGTTGGAAGGATCCACACTAC CACCACCGAGCTACGCCGAGGCAATGCATACTCATAGTGACTTGGAGAAACAGTCAGAAGCGGGAAATCTGGAAGAGAAGTCATACAAGCCTTTGTATCCTGTCTTTGATTTATCTACTTCAACTGTAGAAAAGAGCGAGGGAGCAGCTTTGGACAAAGAGGGGAAAAAATGA